A single genomic interval of Streptococcus suis harbors:
- a CDS encoding BglG family transcription antiterminator, whose translation MLLDKSSCALLRHLIGIQEPETIMAISKELQQSRRKIYYHLEKINAAFPDHVEPIESLPRIGIRLSEEQKQACRQLLDSIDSYSYIMNMDERMQLMLLYICIAHERITLEKLMDLTEVSRNTVLNDLNEIRSRLSKEQYQMTLYVSKSQGYNLACHPLTKIQYIHSLLYSLFTEASKSFVSILEDKVSLFSGCQSLFSKDLAQFLFHQVYGIEKDLGKKINRSEIELMLKILPYMLLTYRNMSLEQEEKDAIVRGFALVYERIEYRVAQNISQSLDEQFGPDLDEIEVSLIAVLLLSYRKDRDAHVTSQDFADLKKVVDAFIRHFELHSDFELEKKEELAHDLLAHCKAMLFRKTYGILSRNPLVDQIRYKYDTLFRLTKSSSHILEEAWQIQLTDEDIAYLTVHLGGALRRSSSRKLTSPTVFLICDEGVSVQKLLMKQCQHHLPEKTISAVFTTEQFKSVEDLLEVDFLISTNEVTDTDLPVIQVHPILDFDDVLRLIHFAKYRNLTDSQKGFAIELDKLLASYVENGQEALELKQRLQNLIANELLASLASSDLETDLY comes from the coding sequence GTGTTACTAGATAAAAGTAGTTGTGCCTTATTGCGTCATTTGATTGGTATCCAAGAGCCAGAAACCATTATGGCTATTTCCAAGGAATTGCAACAATCGCGTAGAAAAATCTATTATCATTTAGAAAAAATCAATGCTGCCTTTCCAGACCATGTTGAGCCAATCGAAAGTCTACCTCGGATCGGAATCCGTTTGTCCGAAGAGCAAAAGCAAGCCTGTCGTCAACTCTTAGATTCCATTGATTCCTATAGCTATATTATGAATATGGATGAGCGGATGCAGTTGATGCTCCTTTATATCTGCATTGCACACGAACGAATTACCTTGGAAAAATTGATGGATCTGACAGAGGTTTCGCGAAATACCGTTCTCAATGATCTAAATGAAATCCGTAGTCGATTGAGTAAGGAACAGTATCAGATGACCCTCTATGTTTCTAAGTCACAAGGGTACAATCTGGCCTGTCATCCCTTGACAAAAATCCAGTATATCCACTCTCTACTCTATAGTTTGTTCACAGAAGCGAGCAAGAGTTTTGTCAGCATTTTGGAAGACAAGGTTAGTCTTTTCAGTGGTTGCCAGTCCCTTTTTTCAAAAGATTTGGCCCAGTTTTTGTTCCACCAGGTATATGGTATTGAAAAAGATCTTGGTAAGAAAATCAATCGATCTGAAATTGAACTGATGCTTAAGATTCTTCCTTATATGTTGCTAACTTATCGCAATATGAGTTTGGAGCAAGAGGAGAAGGATGCGATTGTCCGAGGATTCGCCTTGGTCTATGAACGGATTGAGTACAGGGTTGCCCAAAATATCAGTCAATCCCTAGATGAGCAGTTTGGTCCTGATTTGGACGAGATAGAGGTGTCGCTGATTGCTGTCTTGCTCTTGTCTTATCGCAAGGACCGGGATGCCCATGTTACTAGTCAGGATTTTGCGGATTTGAAGAAGGTGGTCGATGCCTTTATCCGTCATTTTGAGTTGCATTCAGATTTTGAATTGGAGAAAAAAGAGGAGCTAGCCCATGATTTGCTGGCTCACTGCAAGGCCATGCTGTTTCGAAAAACCTACGGGATTTTATCGCGCAATCCTTTGGTCGATCAAATTCGCTACAAGTATGATACCCTCTTTCGATTGACAAAATCTTCTAGCCATATCTTGGAAGAGGCCTGGCAAATCCAGTTGACAGATGAGGACATTGCCTATCTGACGGTGCATTTGGGTGGAGCCCTTCGTCGAAGCAGTAGTCGAAAGCTGACCAGTCCGACTGTCTTTCTTATCTGTGATGAGGGAGTTTCTGTGCAGAAATTGTTGATGAAACAATGCCAGCACCACCTACCTGAAAAAACCATCTCTGCCGTCTTTACAACAGAGCAATTTAAGAGTGTGGAAGACCTGTTGGAGGTGGACTTCTTGATTTCGACCAATGAAGTGACGGATACGGATTTGCCGGTGATACAAGTCCATCCGATTCTGGATTTTGATGATGTCTTGCGTTTGATTCATTTTGCCAAATACCGCAATCTGACAGACAGTCAAAAAGGTTTTGCCATAGAATTGGACAAACTCCTAGCGTCATATGTTGAAAATGGCCAGGAAGCCCTGGAATTGAAACAGCGTTTGCAAAATCTGATTGCCAATGAATTATTGGCAAGCTTAGCTAGTTCCGATCTGGAAACAGATTTGTATTAG
- a CDS encoding phosphate-starvation-inducible PsiE family protein: MRKFLQDSLTEIAYYLELILSAILGLALLALSGLLLADLLQSFTGEIQADAFIQSFLSKAMTLAVGVEFIKMLCKQSPSTVIEVLLVAIARQLIVEHGSSMDYLIGIASVAILFAVRKYLFTQFDDSNNIIMRASQKVKVANIIARVKIPSEGSETLREFVTRKLNEEEKTIAIGACVYLKNVALRIDNMHGDLITRVEIIKSIY, encoded by the coding sequence ATGAGAAAGTTTTTACAAGACAGTCTGACAGAGATTGCCTACTATCTTGAGTTGATCTTGTCTGCCATTTTAGGGCTTGCCCTTCTTGCCTTGTCTGGTTTGCTACTAGCTGACCTCCTTCAGTCCTTCACAGGTGAGATACAGGCAGATGCCTTTATCCAGAGTTTTTTAAGCAAGGCTATGACTTTGGCAGTCGGGGTCGAATTCATCAAAATGCTTTGCAAACAATCGCCTAGTACTGTCATCGAGGTGCTCTTGGTTGCCATTGCCCGTCAACTGATTGTGGAACATGGGTCTAGTATGGATTACCTGATTGGTATTGCGTCGGTTGCCATCTTATTTGCAGTAAGAAAATACCTCTTTACCCAGTTTGATGACTCTAATAATATCATCATGCGGGCCAGCCAGAAGGTTAAGGTTGCCAACATCATTGCACGGGTAAAAATTCCTAGTGAAGGCAGTGAAACCCTGCGTGAATTTGTGACCCGCAAACTCAATGAAGAAGAAAAAACGATCGCCATCGGTGCCTGCGTCTATCTGAAAAATGTAGCACTACGGATTGACAATATGCATGGAGATTTGATTACACGGGTGGAGATTATCAAGAGTATCTATTGA